A segment of the Coffea arabica cultivar ET-39 chromosome 8c, Coffea Arabica ET-39 HiFi, whole genome shotgun sequence genome:
tatagcCCAAGGTTATTAAGGGCGCTAAGATAGTCTCTCTCCTCAAAcatgaattttctaggattACTTTTGGATAGAAGGGTTGACATTGACAATGTTACCAAAATGTCAATTCGAAAGGTGTtaagtgagattttgaaaacctcCATGGAGCTAAGTGGTATTTCACTAAACCTCAAGTGAGGTTTCTGGAATTATCCCTATATATCCTTTTCATTATGATGCGAAAGAATTAGGGGTGGACGCATTTTGAATCAAGAGGAAGTCAAGACATGAATTTGAAGTGATGATTAAGTTTGCTGTGATATCACGTTGGTTGACTTGCTGGGAAACATCACGTTGGTTGACTCTCGCTACCATGTTGGAAGACGAAGAAATCTTCAAGCAGTGGCATTTGATCGAATTGGCTTTTCTTTTAGAACTCCTTTATTTAAGATTTTTAAAATTAACGAGAATTCTAGTTTATGTAACCTTTATCACATTGTACCAGCCACCAGTGCGAGAAATTAACAATAAAGGGTGAGAGGAAAAGTTAGAAATTTGTAATAAGTAATATCAACCTTCAATTAcaatactatatatatatatatatgactcATATATAATTTGCAACATGTTAGGACTAACTCCACTTTATATTTCCGAATTTTACCGTATTCTCATTTTGCACTCTAAATTTTAACTTTGGATATTTTACACTTTAATATCTAAATTTTGTCTTACTTAAGTTCAATTGATAGcattatttgcaaaattaacCGATTAGAAAACTGTGTAAATCAATAACAATGTACTAAAAGTAGATAAAAGGAGCAAAGGGAGGATTATAGATTCATAGTTTAACAAaaaatacattgttattaactTGTACGGTCGTCTATCCCGTTAATTTTGTTAATGATGTTACCAGATAGATCTAAgtggaaaaaatttaaaacattagAATAAAAGGtatctaaaataaaatttaggaCGTAAAATAAACTTAGTGTACAAGTTCGTGAGTGCAAAGTAGAATTAGTCATCATAGCTACAGTATACCTTGTCACTCGTTTGATTAGTACTATCGAAGTAACAACTGATTATGATTTCTAGGTCTGCAATAGACCAACAAATCTAAATTGTACAATGACAATATTTTCTAGTCTAGACTGGAaggtcttgtttggattgcatttttctggattttttgtaaaaattactgtaacgatttgatatatatgaggtaAAAAAGTGATAGGGAAATATATTCACGGAAAATGAACCAATTTTTCTTTGGAAAACTGCTGTCCAAACAGGGTGTAAGAAATCTAATATGTGCACCTAAGCCATATTCAGTTCTTAAAACCTATTCTGTTACTGAAACTAAGAgcttggtatttttttttttctttttttagtagAATTACATGTCTATCCTGTTCATGGAACTAGGTGGCCTGATTGGGGCCCTTCTGATTTCTTGATTCTTCCGGCATAAAAAATACAAAGATAACATTGATACGCTGTCGATTTATTTTTTCCTGCATGTATTTAGTTGTTTATTGTTGACATGAATATACATGGTTGATTTCTCTTAACTGTCAAGTGATATGGAGAAAGGGAAACCAAGTGTAAGATAGATACAAACAATAGGAAGTTTTAGGCTGCTAGTGCCAAAATGAACAAACCGAGGCCTTCCCAAACTCTTGAAATTTTCACAGCCAGCAACTAATGTATTCagcaatttcaaatttttgtaccCTTTATTGATATTTATAATCCAAACTGTGCGAAACTCTCTATGCAGATGTTTCCTGGCAGCCTATTTAGTTGAGatcatttcttgactaaaaAGTGCTTAAATTCATGGCTGAAGTAATTGAAAGTGAGGTTCAAGCAACCCCGGCAAGAAGGCCAAGGCCAGTGGATGATGAGGAGGATGGGAGCATACATGATATCAACAATGTAGCCATGAAAATTCAAAGAGCTAGGGAGGCTTACGAAGAATATGCAGGAAATCAAGAAAAGCCTTCGAGGGGTGAAGTTTTTGGCTGGTATTTTTATGGACTATGCTCCTACTTCATTCATACTGTTCTTGTTCCTATTCTTTTTCCTCTTATAATTGGCCAGACCGTGTCAAACCCACCAGAACCTCAGCAAGGTTGGCTTAGAAGCTACAAGGGAATCGAATGCACTGAGAGGAAAATGCAATTGTAAGTGATCAACAATCTGATTTTCATTTAGAGTCGGTGAAATGCTTTGCATTCTTTGAATTTAAAGCAAGGATCATAGCATACTTGTTTGTTAACTTAGGGACTAAAAGTAAACAGTGAAATGAGATTACAAGCTAGTGAAGACTAATTGCCATATTGAAGAGTTCAATATTTAGCTGGATTTAATGCAGTGAAGACTAATTAAGTATGAGCATAGTGGAATTTAACCTTGCTTAATAGATATTAGCCCATGACTCACTTGGCATTCTCATCTTGgaaataaataatattttatcttgatttttatttttactatcATTATTAATGTTTTCGTGTTGTTGAATATGAAGATGGCATAACAAAGTGAATCAATCATGCAAAGGAAAATAGAAGAAAGGACAAGGAATGACAGTATCCCTTGATTCTTGCCAGATTCTTTCCTACAAAGTTGTGGAGAATATATTGAATATTACTCCATGTGTCTAAGCCTGTCAATTGGGTCATTTGAGACGAGTTTTAACAAACTGATCAAGCTCGGCTTATATAGTTAATACCATTTTGGAGATACAGATTATGAGTTTCGGGTTGATACATATTAAACTCATATTTGGCTCACAAAATACTCAAATTGTGAATCTAATTCAGATTTAACTCAGTCTCATTTATTACTCattaattttcttaaaataattattataactaATAATTTCTCAAGCTAATTTAACATTCACAAGACCACAACATTAAAATTATACACGAACAAGTAACAATTcattaaaaagtatataaactaaaaattttcaaacaataatatatacaattaattcaaaatatatgaaaaatagtaataaaacatgatCAACAGTCAATACGTCTTCAAAGGTCCTCAATTTGAATCTTTTGacataattttgtatatttaatatTCTTATCTATATTAATATGTTTTGACACATAACTAATAAGTATTAGTACTATATATTtagatatataatttatataccaaatatgaatatattatatatatatatatatatatatatatatatatctagatTAAAGGATGAGACCTATATTTGATTTAAACCTAATAAGGTTCAAACTCAACTAATATTTAATTCGAGTCCAACGCTAAGGTTCAAACTGAGTCCAACTTAACGAAACATTAGATTCATTGGGCTTTTGTGACACCGAACAGATCGAGTTTAGACTGGTCCCATCCATTGAAAGTGCTACCGGATCTTTGTGTTTCTTTTTTGGTGGCTCTACGTCGTAGCGCAAGTTAACATTGTTGTGGTTAACCTGAAACATCGATACTTCCTAGGATTTCTAAATAATCATCGTCGTCACTATCAATCATATACACAGAGTACTTTCAAATAAGACTAGCTCCGATATAAATTTTCTTTCCAAGACatgttatttcttgatttttgttcaTAAACGCAAACTCCGAAAACTTAAATCCAGTTGAATAGATTCTCCATACATCTCATTGTAGAATTTCTTAAGAAGGCTCAAATCAATGTTGGTCAGTTCCTAATCATTTTTATAATGTGGCTAtcaataatatatttttatcatttcctaaaaaaaaaatctaactaCTTAATTAATGTACCAAAAAATTGACAACTAAGTAATTACATGGATAATTAATCTCTCCGATCTTTAAATTTCCaggtatgaaagattaattcATCCCTCGATTGAAGTCAACAACGTCCAATTATCTCCACTAGAGTGGACTTCAGTTGCTTGGTTTCTAGGACTATTTCTTGCAGCACCAGTCCTCAGCATGTTCTCCATCCACCTTGATCATGGCCAAAACCAGCAATTGATAGCCGGGGCAGCCACAGCAGTTGGAGCTCTCTTCTGCCTTCCTGTTGGATTTTTCAAAACAAGATGGATCTTTCCACCATACGTAGCTGTCATAGTTGTTGCTAGCACCATTGGCACCACCTTCCACGCTCGCCACCTTGGGCTAATGGTACGTGGATTCGTTGGTTCCACCATAAGAaaaagccaatttcctaacagaAAAGCTGTTGCTGGATTGCTTTCAGTTTATTCCACTGCTTCTGGCTGCCTAGGTGCTGCTGTTATCTCTGCCTTCATATATTACATGCTCCGAAAATCGGACATTCTCACTACTTTGTGGGTTGTTTCCATCTTCAGTGGCATAATCTGGTTTTCTGGCACAGCCCAGATCTTTATTACCACTAGAACAAATTCGACAACAAATTCATCAACAAGTTCCATCCCAAAAACCCATGTCGTATCGATTTTCAAGTACCCTCATGCAGCAGGAAGTATAGTTGGGGTTTTCCTTTCATCATTCACAACAATGTGCATTTTCACAGGAGCTTTGCTTTATTCCATAGGCGATCTTTGCCTCGAAGGAAAAAACATACTCTTTCTTTGGATGATATATTTTGTGTTCCCCTTGCTTTCTCTTCCGTTATCGCATCAATTGCAGCAATTGATAAGGGCTGATGCAGTGAAAATGCAGCTTCTGGGGCTTCTTCTATCAACAGCAACTTCAGGATTCGGATTTTATTTTCGCCACGAAATTTGGAAGACCCCCCATTTGCTACTATTTTCTGCTGTCCACGGCACTTCCACAGGCTTGCTATATGCTTTTGGAAGGGTACTTCTGTTGGATTGTTCTCCAGCAGGGAAAGAAGGGGCATTTTCTGCATGGTTTTCATGGGTGAGAGCTTTAGGGATTTGGGCTGGTTTTGCGCTTGCATCAGCAATCCCTGGAAATGTGCAAAGATCTTTTGGGATATCATTTTGCACTGCAATTGTTGCAACTGTTGTGTTGATCTTTGGAAACATTGATAATTTTAGAGGAGCAAAAGCTGCTGGACATATTATTGATCAACATAGCCAGCAGGTTTCACCAGTGCATGGCTTGGACTCTGGTGGTGTTGAAGAGAAGAATTCTGTGATTGAAGAGGCATCCCATGAAGAAAAGCTAGaagtttgattttttattttattttattttttggtttttgtctTGGTTTAGAAATTACAAATTTCTCTAGATGttaaatactaaaaaaaaaaatttttttgttaaccATCAAAATTCAAGCACAAAATAATTTATCTTGTTCTTGTGTTTTCCGGAGTATGAAATTGACGTAATTCAGCAGACTTGCAATTGAAAGTTGTATTCTTTTGCTTGTTCCGCCCATTGTCAGAATTGGTTCTTTTAGATTATCTTCTAGTTCTTAACTTATTATCTTTTTAACTTGCATAACTAGaagtttttgaagaaaactcaaaacaagttttgaaaattttctcgTCAATTAAGAGAATCACTCCAAGATTGTTAGGAGACTAAAATGTCACACATTCATATTTTAAGAATTTTCAGCCATATAAAATCTTAGGTCACTTTTCGCATTGCTAGttgattttaaaatataagcACAAGTTTTTCATCATAGTATCAGAGTTAGGTATTGGGTTTATTTATTATCCCATTTATAGTTTCACCCATGAATTGATTCTTTCTCTATTAGTTTAAACAAATTTTCCAAGTCATATAAAATATGATATAACATGatatttcaagaatttccaaccATATAAAACATTAGTAAACCTACAAAAACCGATTGAAAATTCCTATAATTGAAGAAATGAGTCatcttttagtttgtttttgtcATACATCTACGGCATTAGACATCTACTGCATAATTGATAAGAATTTGTAGAATTACAAAAACCAATATATACTCGACCTCAATAATTTTTGTAGTAGTGCATAGGAAGCAAAAACTCATGAGTCCTCCCACGCGATTGGTCCAGTGGTAGCAGCGGTCCTTTGGACACAAAAGGTCCCGAAATCGAAACTGCTCGCTGAAGCACCATGTGACTCGCTAGGGAAAACGTTGCGTGGGGCTGCAGCATTTCCCTCCTAGTTTGGCGTGCTGACTTGAGTCCAAAGGATTCGGGTCGGTACATGTTCCggactaccaaaaaaaaaaaaaaaattcatgagcCATAAATGATTCGATAATACAATCGATGTTTATGTCCAAATTCATTAACCTATGTTTGGTTACTATAACTTGCAAACAAACCTTTCAAATATTATTATTCAGTTTACATTATAAACACaaattttaattatctttttatttcatatacattaCATTACAAAAAATGTTATAGTAttctttcaaataatttttttccaaacaatctcctatccaaacttGTGATGTGAACATTTTGGTCAAAGAGATCAAAATATTACTTATAATAGATTGAAAATGGATGTCTTTGACAAGGAAGTCGAAACCAATGCTCGAGAAAGTTGTTAAACATCCACAACGACCAGAACCAGTCAAAGGTGATACAACTATTATTTGACTTGGTACAGCTGCCAACTTTGCTAATTACAAACAATTCACATCTGGAGGAGTACATGTACTTGACAACGGTTTTCTAGCAGGAAAATGCGACCGAAAATCTAGTCCTTTGGGCTTGTAAAATCTAGTTCTTATAAATTTTTGGGCAAAAAGCTGACTCAGTAAGAGGGAAAAGTTGTGCTAGGCTGTCTCTATCAAGTCTTGAATAGCAATCCTCTAGGAAATTATGCAATGTTGACCATTTCTATGTCATGAAAGATATCGAACAACTTCAGTTTTTCGGCTGATTCTTTGCCCCTTGAATTTCGAATTTTTGAAGTTCTTATGTCCACTAATTTCATGAGCTAAACATATCACCATGGATAAATAAATACCATTGTTTCAATTTTCACCTTAAGTAAATCCCCCCCTTTTTTTGgggttttgaataaatcgttTTCTTCTCTTTGGAATTCATAATCTCTCCCCAGCAGGGGTCTCTCCAACTCCCTGTTATTGATTTTGAAGATCAATCAAGGTAGTCAGTCTTCTAAGATTCCTTTTGTCCTTGAAGTCTAAGAAGCTAACAAGAGGGTCTTGCTGAACCCAAAAGAAGTAGGAAGCTCAAAGGAAATACAGTTGAAAATGGCATTCGAGAAAGCTTCAAAGCCAATTTCTAAGTCCTCCATTCCCTCCAAGAAGAGGTACGTAGATTCTATGCTGCATGCATTTCATTACATTTGGAAAAGGAGATTTCTAAAATTTCGAAATTCATAGTTGGAGTTGAGAACTACCCCGGAAATGTATTTCAATAATTTATTGGGATGATCATATGCTAGGACAGTAATTAATTTGCAACAAAAACATACAAAGAcaaagaacccaaaaaaaaatttttttttttttttgcacgtCACCGTGAATTGGTAGAGGAATtagtttatattttttttctcaaaaggtGCATCAACggcattttttttaatacacaCAACTCATTATTTACACACACTCATATTTATTATCCCCGATATATAGTTACTTTTCCGatttaattttacttttctAAAAAGTTCGAATATGATAATTTCTTAGAGCCGATTTGACGCTCGTTAGATAAACCCATTCAACGTGAACACAGTCCTATGGAACTCATTCCTCAAGAATATATCATTTGTCAGGTGTAATGGAGCATCATCATTCAACATTTGCGCCATGGCTAGTGTCCTCTTGGAATTGGCTTTCCTTCAGCTCATTGCATCTCTCCTGATCCTGCCAAGCCCATCTGAGGCATTTTATCGGGAGCCAAAGAGAGTTAAACTAACCAACAATCACACGAACATTTTGACAGTTAGGTGCTTTTCATTCTACGAAAGTGAAACCACCGAACGATGGCATTTAAAGCCTAAAGAATGGTTCAACTTCACAGTCCAACCTAATAAACTCTTCCCTTCCATGTCCATGTACAACTGCTCCACCAATATGGGGGTGTTTGTAGCTTACAGTTATGACTACGAGTGCGCCACAGAAGATTACCCGACTTGTGACTGGAGGTTTGATGAAAATCGAACGTACCATTTCATTCATAAGACAAATACATGGGTAGCCTATGATTACAATCCTAATTATGAGTCTCTTGGAAGAGGGGGTGTTGTAAGAGGTTTCTTTACTAATTGAGAATGTTTAGTTGAaaaggggcaaaaaaaaaaaaaaaatagcaacaTACACTAGCTAATAACAAGAAAATTTGCAGCCCTTTTCGAGGAGTATTTCGTAAATTACTTTTTAAGTAATTTATGGAATTCAGTTATGAGATATTTTAACTAGATGATTAGTCTAGGTCTAGGAATAATGTCACTCAATTTGTTGGAGGTGCAAGTGTGTGGTTTTTAGTCCTTTTAGCCAGTGTTGCTCAATGAATAGAGAGCTTCAAGTCCACAGGTAGTGAGTGGAGCAAGGATTTACCCGCTTGAGCTCAAGTTGTAATCTCCTTCAATGGAAAAAAGAATGCTTCTACATAATATAAGCATGTCAACATTTGCCTAATGATCGAATGAAATTTACTTTTCTAGCCGCAGCATTTCTTGTACTGAAACAATAATGTTACATGCTACAGAACGAATACTGCATGCGCCCTATTGTTCTATTGAGAATTGAGAGTATTGATGTGCATAGAATACAGGGTGGAAACTTAGACTTTCTGGTAGTTTAGTAGCAACTACCAtcggttaatttttttttattcccttttctttgtttgtgttCTAATTTCTCCATGAATTTTGCTGCTCAAGTGTCCTCCAACCTTGACAGACCTACTCATGCCAAGTCCCTACTGTACAGTGAAGAACTGGTATACCTTCAATCATACCAGCAATCTTGCTCTTTTAGTGATTGCAATAAGACTGCATAATCAAGACCAAACATTAATAGAGTTGCTTAATTCTGAGGTTTCATCCAGAAAGCTACTAGTCTATTATTTGATATTTCATTGCCAAAGGGATTTTTCAATCCAGATTGGTTGTGTAATAGCCTGTTATCGTTCAAGTTAATGTGCGGTAATTAAAAGAATGGCCGCAGAAAATCCCTAGAAAAATGTTTTTCACCAGAGTTCTATTCTAAAAAATGAGCTAcagaacaaataaaaactagCTTTGACAAATGCCTTTTTTCAAGCAAAAACAGTAGCAGCCGTGAGGTCAATAGTTCATCCAGAAAAGTTGAGCTTCTTCATCACTTTTGCATAAGCCAATGGGACAGTACCAGGACGTCTAAGCCTGCGCCTTGCTTTCTTAGACTGCATAAATAATGATCATATTAACCTCACACAGTATCAATCCTAGTTAACTGTTCCTAACCGCCAAAGTCTTGCAAGTATGGTCAAGAGAGGGGAAAAAATTATTCGGCGCTAAAAAAAAACGTCTAGAGAAAAGCTCCAAAAGAATCTTCAGCACACGACACAATACTCCATATTTGTAGTTTAGAAGTGGAGAAAGAGGCAAAAATTAACACAGTGATATCCCTTTCGTGCGGTAAGAGTAATACTGACAGCATTTTCCACATAAAGCAGTacttcaaaaaataataataataaccaaAATGAAACAGCCATGAATGGACGGGTAGACAGACAATATCATACACCTCAGCTAAAAACTATGGTTATCTTTCTCTACATATTCAATAATGAAACATTCAAACAGATGATGATACCATATTAGAAAAAGTGAAAATCTGAGAGGGAACTGCATTCTGCAGCTCTACAAGTGAATACAGCAGCAAAatttcaatcattgaaagctTCAATCACATCTAGAAAGACAACACAATTCAATAAGGTCCCTAGCCTGTGTAAAATCAATTGCACACCTCCACCTTTATTCCTTATGGTGTTTGATTTCCTATTTGTATAGCTGCATAATTCTGTTACAGGGTTGCAACCCCTTCAGCAcataattaaagaaaacatcCACATGAAAAGTCATATTAATCCCATGCCACATATGGGTTTGATCCATATAGATGTATCCAGCATACTAATTCACAAAAGGGTGCCTATCAATGCAAAACCAGGAGGAACAGGAGTAACTTATGGAAATTGGCAGTCAACAAATAAAGGATATGGTAAACCTATGTACAAGGGAAATAGTTGATGTGTCACAAACTCTACACCCGCATATGTACCTAAAGTTCAAATATAAATGCTTGGCGTCTCATTCAAGATTACTCAGTTGAATTAGCTTCAAGCCCTTTTTCCCCCTTGTGAAATAGCTAATTATTTCTTCAAAAAGCCCTGTTTGCTAGGGAATTGTGAactaaaaaagtgaaaaagataGAGAGGGGGCGAGAGCGAGAATCTTTCTTTCTGTTTGGGATTCACTAAAGGAATAAAAGATGAGAAAGATGCTTCCAAATTGGGGAGAAACATAGAGAAAACCAGGGAGGCATTAATATCTTTTCATACTGTCAGTTTAGCTCCCAGAACGTTATGGAAAGATACTTAATTAATTCTTGAGTCCAAAATCATCATTTCATCCTGCCAAAAAACCCAAACCGTTATccacttttatctttttgaacTACTCTCCTCACTTAACTGACATTTTTCTATTTCATCCTTCTTTATTCCCTCTAGACTAAAAGATAATTTCATCTTGAACTTGTTTTCCACATAGAACACAATAATTTAATTTCAAAATCAGAGTGACCAGCTATGCAGATGAGAAAGATGTTATTAAGACCTAAGACAACACCAGAACAGACATTAGAAGATGAGATGCTAACAAGATAACATCACCTACCTACACCTCTAACAAGGAAAAGAGAGCCAAGGTATAACCCTCAACATATGTGATATTAAACTGCAATTTTTCACTGATATCAAACTTCAATCTTGTCTGTCTGCTCctaaattttccaaaacaatATCTCCAGCATATTCAATGAAATAAGACTCTTAGATAAACGTGCCTTGCAAATGTAAAAGGCCCACAGACATCAAGCTAACTATCTTAAGTTTCATCCATGCACATAGTTTACGATGTAATTTGGTTCAAGGTATAATGGACAGCCAATTACTCTGAAACATATCCTTTCCCTGCCATATAGTCTGGTAACCATTACTAGCAAGGGAAGCTTGAAGATGAGACTATTCCCAAGTCAATTGTCAGTGgatggagaaaagaaagattctTTCCACATTTTCTTCCCTCCCTCACAAGTTATCTCACAAATTTGCCAGATAGTTTCACAGTAAGCTAGTATTTTGTTGCAACTCAGGCTTAATCCAGAAAGGTAGGCCTTCCATTCTCCACTCTGTCAGCAGTAGCATGTTCCCTAAATGTCATACACAATTATTCAAAGGCTTGATAATTTCCTTTATATTTTAGGGTTGTGTTTAGATTTAGAAACAATTCTCTTTTTTAACTGTAAGGGCTTCCAGTTGTAGTTTATTTGTGAATCGAATAGATAGTTCATGTCAAAGGACTGGAGCAAAGGAGGATGGCAAATTGGAGGACTTGCTAATATTGTAGCCTGCCAATCAAATTCAGTAAATGAGAAGCAGAAAGAAGAAAGTGGAGATCATAGAAGCACTTCAAATGGTTATGCCAACAATACAAACAAATCAGTTAGCGTACTTATAAGACATGGGACCCCATAGTACTTATCCTTCTTTTatggaaaaagcaaaaagaaaccAACGGCAAAGCTGAGTGACATGAAAATTTCAGAAGGCTATGCCATTCCATGCAAATCCAACTTCCTCCTATGGAAAAACAGAAAATGCATTTGAGCACGGCCTATAAAAGGCATTCTATTGAGCTCTTTTTCTATTTTACAATATATACACACCAAGAAGAGCACATTCAATAAAGTTCCATAGTGAACTTTTGGAAATCTTCTCTACTCACTACAATTTTCAACAACAGATTTTTCTGCCCTACTATCTTGACCATATACTCATGACCTTTTCCTTAAAACTCCTACAGAAACAGATAAGCAACAACATGGAACCAATGTAACTCCTATAACATCTAAATGAAGGTGCGGTAACAGAAAACAAGTTTAAACGCGAGGTGCATTAAGCACAAcagtgaaaataaaagaagcACTATAACAAGCGACTATGCTAAAAGCACCAGATTAAAATTCATACCAACTCAAATAatgttattatcattttatccAGCAGTAGGACAATAAACAGACCTTTAAATGTGCATTGTGCCGCTTCCCTTCCTTCCAACGCCTAATTTGCCCATCCTTCATAACTCTAAATCTTCCCTTAAATGACCTGAGAgataaaatttaccaaaatcatTAGATGTTTGCAAATAGTAAATACAGACCACTAAAAACGAATTTCTTTGCATGTGATCAAGGGATTTACATACGAATAACATTTCATTTTGATTTTCTTGACTTTGGAAGTGATTGGAGTCAATGGTTGCCTACTCTTTAActttcttttcctctgtttTGCAGTAATATGCCTCACTTGAAAAAACTGCAGATGACAACAATCAAAACAAATGACATTAGAACTTACTGATAATAAAGAACagaccaataaaaaaaaaaagacacagaACAATCTCCCAATACCAATAAAGTTAACT
Coding sequences within it:
- the LOC140013894 gene encoding uncharacterized protein, producing MAEVIESEVQATPARRPRPVDDEEDGSIHDINNVAMKIQRAREAYEEYAGNQEKPSRGEVFGWYFYGLCSYFIHTVLVPILFPLIIGQTVSNPPEPQQGWLRSYKGIECTERKMQLYERLIHPSIEVNNVQLSPLEWTSVAWFLGLFLAAPVLSMFSIHLDHGQNQQLIAGAATAVGALFCLPVGFFKTRWIFPPYVAVIVVASTIGTTFHARHLGLMVRGFVGSTIRKSQFPNRKAVAGLLSVYSTASGCLGAAVISAFIYYMLRKSDILTTLWVVSIFSGIIWFSGTAQIFITTRTNSTTNSSTSSIPKTHVVSIFKYPHAAGSIVGVFLSSFTTMCIFTGALLYSIGDLCLEGKNILFLWMIYFVFPLLSLPLSHQLQQLIRADAVKMQLLGLLLSTATSGFGFYFRHEIWKTPHLLLFSAVHGTSTGLLYAFGRVLLLDCSPAGKEGAFSAWFSWVRALGIWAGFALASAIPGNVQRSFGISFCTAIVATVVLIFGNIDNFRGAKAAGHIIDQHSQQVSPVHGLDSGGVEEKNSVIEEASHEEKLEV
- the LOC113706444 gene encoding uncharacterized protein isoform X1, giving the protein MQRWCSKLRSLASALHYSAKPRNPASISIRTLHISPNLLNKSTAQFPIFPSFKSLQNVPQVPHPSNSNPSHLPLSFFQVRHITAKQRKRKLKSRQPLTPITSKVKKIKMKCYSSFKGRFRVMKDGQIRRWKEGKRHNAHLKSKKARRRLRRPGTVPLAYAKVMKKLNFSG
- the LOC113706444 gene encoding uncharacterized protein isoform X3, with the protein product MSLKFLTPQTPIPLISLFLSFKGRFRVMKDGQIRRWKEGKRHNAHLKSKKARRRLRRPGTVPLAYAKVMKKLNFSG